From Hypanus sabinus isolate sHypSab1 chromosome 26, sHypSab1.hap1, whole genome shotgun sequence:
GTAATGTACCTACAATGCTTCCGTTGAATTACATACAGTTTCCACGCATCTCCTTCTccgcacccacactccagacacccacagTGAACGTTAATCAGCATTGCCTGGTTTGTAATCAACTCCAGGAAATCTATTGTTCAGGACTGCATTTTGAATTCcatctacaatccatgttctcGTCTGAAGATTGGCTGCTGGTGGAATTATTGTTTGCTATAACTCCAGACTGCGGCCTAACGGGGCCTTCTGCCAGGGCGGACTTGCAACTGGTGTTGAACCTTGTCGTcgtggtgagagagggagagtaccCAGATTTCAAATGGGGGGGCCGAGGGAGTTAAAGCTCGAGAGCCACGGGACATCCCCGGACTGGTCCGTGGGATCCTGGGAGGCGTGTTGATAAACGGTGGGGTCTCATTTCATTCGGGCTCCCTGACGTCCTGTGCCTGTGCTGTCCCCTCTGGGATGCTGGTGACCGAGGGCATTGTGTTACCGCCGGGCCACTGCGTCCGCTTTGataggctgacgagctgagggtcACGGTTTCCCTGAGCCGGCTGGGCAGGCTGTGGGAGTGTGGCTTCCCAATGGGGGTGAGCTGGGCCTGGTTCCGATGGAACTGGATCCGACCCCCCAAGGGCAACGAGGTAATTAACGGGACCGTTCACTTGATGCAAAACACAGAGTGCTGGCTCACAGAGTCCAGGACCAACAAGCAGACAAAAACAGGGAGTTGGGAGAGGGGGGCAGAATAGTTTAGCGGAAGCACGATGCGTTACAGCTCAGGGTAccccagagtttggagttcaattccggcgatGTTCTGTGAGGAACCTCTGCACGGGACGCCAACACGGACAACCTAAGACGGCAGCTCTCGTTTAAAAAACAACGGAAATCATCGAATATTGTCATTTTAGCCTGCTGCAGCTGAGAAGTATGACTTCAACGAAAGCATAAATACTTCGAGGAATTTcagctttttcctctctcttGATCACGCATTGCACTGTCCTGCAAAGACACAACttacgctggtgatattaaacctgaatgtGACAACCTCCCCGTGGGacgtgtgggttttccctgggccCCGATTTCCGCCCGCAGTGGACATGGTGATTTTCAGCAGGTTAGCTGTGGCAGGAAGTCCAGGAGAAATGGAATAGCTGGGAACTTGAAGGCTCAGCAGTGTTGGATTTCAGGGAGAGTTTTCCCTGGAGCGGGGAAAGACCAGGCAATGAGTGGGGGTGAAAGGGGCGAGGGGACACtgcaccaaagtgtctccctgaattGTGGATTTGTTACAGACTGGGGAAGGATAAAAGTCAGAGTGAGACAATGTGATTGTTGATGAGAAGGCATATTCGTTCATTCGTCCTAACTTTACCTGCTCCCCACTTCTCTGAATAATGACAGTCTTTATTCCTAGGGTGGGGGgaggcacggtagcatagtggttagcacaacggtttacaataCTTGCAacccggggttcaattcccaaaactgcctttaaggagtttgtacgttctccccgtgtgggtttcccccaggtTCAACAGTCTCCTCCACAGTCCATTTCATTTcagttttaatctttttttttattgatttaagaatatataaagacaaatacaaatcagaggagaagttgtaTCAAATATGTGTTCCAATGGAAGTACAAACAACAAAAAAGGAGtgtacactgtcaaaatcatattTAGAATAATATTGAGCTCCTCAAtatccacaactcctcttaacaattcaAAAAAAGATCAAAGTTTGCCATTATTAAGAAAAAAGAGGGGAAATTAACTAAACATTAACTAAACGAACCTAAAACAAAAAGAGGGGAAAAGAAGACTGGGCATTCCATTTGAGGgtataattacaaaaaaaaggggGAAATCCTTTCAgatttaggaaaaggggaaaaatCTGAAGTCacagagaagaagaaaaaagattacctaaaaaagtgaaaaaaaggtaaaaaaaaaagaagaaaatttaaatcatatgaaaatattgaatgaaaggtcGCCAGGTTCAAAAGATGTGTCGaacgtccggcttctaatttttcCGAAGCTTAAACACGGCATAATGGAGGAGAGCGAATCGAAAACAGTGAGTGGATGAGGATCTTTCCAATAGAACAAAATAGCTCTCCCAGCCAATAGAGTTGAAAAGGCTATAATATGTTGAGCGGAAGCAGGAACTTCCTTCGGAGTGGTCCCAAAGATTGCCGTAAGTGAATTAGGTTGCAAGTCCAAACCGATGACTCTGGATAACAttctaaaaacatctctccaaaaattatttaactttctacaagaccaaaacatatgagttaggtAGCCACCGCagcattacatctatcacaggtgggatttatattagaaaaaatatgtgctgccttatcttttgacatatgtgTCCTGTGCACTACCCTTTACTGAATCAAGGAGTGACGGGTGCAGATGGATGAATTGTTAACTAAATgataaattttattccattgatcgTCTGAAAGTGACTCCCGAAGTTCCAATTCCCAAGCAcgtttaaccttatcattagaCGTCATTTGTAAATTCATAAGCCATTTATATATAATGGCCACCGATCCTTTTTGagatggtttaagctgaaaaatagcgTCTATCATATTTGGTAAATGAGCAAATGGATAATTTGGTAATAAATCAGGTAGaaaattcctaacttgtaaatatctaaaaaaattgtgcgttagatatatcatatttatccactagctgtgaaaaagacattaaacgaTTCTCTAAAAACagatctaaaaaagtttttattcccttagttttccatattAAAAAGGCCTTATCCAGAattgataattttaaaaaaagttaagaTGGATATTACTAGAGAGAACAAAGTTATTCAAATCAAAGAATCTGTGAAACTGAAACCAGATGTTTAATGTATGTCTAACGATGGGACTAAAATCTCGACTACCAATCCTAGAAAATGCTAAGGGAAGACAAGCTCCCAGTCAGGAAGCCGGAGAAAACTCCGTTACCGAGCTCTCCTCCGAGTCCAACCATGAAGGACAGTCCTGATTATCTATACcgtaaatccaaaaagtaatacccacagtccgaagacatatGGGTGggcaggtgaattggtcattgtaagttgtcctgtgattggagcatagaacacattacaggcccttcggcctacaatgttgtgccgacccttaaaccctgcctcccatataaccccccccccccaccttaaattcctccatataccattaggctagagttaaactgGGGGTGGCTGGGCATTGCAGCTCGAACGGCTGGACATCCTCTTCTGCACTGTATTACTTACTAaagaatgacagacagacagataaagGGAGAGCCCATTATATTAAGACAGAATGCCCTGTAGTATTACAGAAAGGGACcaggtggtgagtgtatggaacgaGTTCCGGGGGAAGCAGGGACAATTACCGCATCTGAAGGACATTtagacaggtgcacggatagaaCGTGTAGAGGGACATTGGCAAAAAGTGGCCAAATGAGGCTCGCTCGGGCAACCTGGCCAGCACGAACGggtagggctgaagggcctgtatgtaGGTCACACAGCTGACCAGATTTGACAGCCTCTGTCCTTGTGTGGGATCCTTTGTTGAGATTCTCCTTTCCCGTTGCATCTGTTCACAGAATGCCAGCGATGGAGGATTCGGAGACCAGGAGCGCCAACCGCAGACCTCCCGACGTGCCGGAGCCGCGGGCGCCCACGCACCACTGGTCTTTGGACGCGGAAGCGGCAGGCCCTGTCTGCGTCGGGCAGGCGCAGTTCACGTGCTCCAACTGCGGGCGGGGCTTCAGGCGGGCGGCCGGACTAACCAGGCACCTGTGCGGCCACACCGCCGACCGGCCGTGgaagtgtggggactgtgggaaggggttcagctACCCGTCGCGGCTGGAGACGCACCGGCGGGGCCACACCGGTGAGCGGCCGTACACCTGCCCGGTGTGCGGACGGGGGTTCATTTACTCGTCCCACCTCATCAGGCACCAGCGGGTGCACGCCGCAGAGAGACAGTTCACCTGCTCCTTGTGCAGGAGGGGATTTACCAACCTCTCCAGCCTTTTGACCCACCAGAAGGAGCACACCGGGGAGAgcccgttcacctgctcggagtGCGGGAAGGGCTTCACCTGCCCGTCGCACCTGCGCAGGCATCAGCGGCTTCACACCCAGGAGAGGCAGTTCATCTGCTCCTTGTGTGGGAAGGGATGCAGCCACTTCTCCAGCCTGCTGAGACACCAGCGCGACCACGCCGGGGAGAGGCCCTTCACCTGCTCCcagtgcgggaagggattcacccgcTCGTCCAGCCTTCTCGTGCACCAGCGGgtccacaccggggagaggccgtacgCCTGCTCCGTGTGCGGAAAGGGGTTCACATGCTCGTCCTATCTGCTGGCGCACCGGCGGGAGCACAGCGGGGAGCGGCCCTTCAGCTGCTCCGAGTGTGGCCGGGGATTCGCCTGCTCCTCCAGCCTCCTCATACACCGGCGGGTGCACACCGGCGAGCGGCCCTTCGCCTGCTCCGAGTGCGGGAAGGGATTCGTCCATTCGTCCAGCCTGCTCGCGCACCTGCGGGTCCACACCGGGGAGAAACCTTTCGTCTGTGCTGTCTGCATAAAGGGCTTCggaagtttgtccagtctctggaTTCACCAACAGATCCACAAGTGACCGCAGGATTTGCATCGCTGCGGTTTGTCAGACCTAGGGACAGTTTCACATGCTTTTTATGTTGGAAACCTCAAAATCTGTAACAAATCAGAAGGAATGGATGTTCAGTTATATTTGTTAATATTTAAGTTCAATCATAGCACAACCCTCCACATCTTCAAAGGGCAGCATCCATATTTGACCCTCAGTCTGGAAGTTGCCCCcttctcactgctatcatcagGGAATACATGCAGGAACTTGAAGATGCATAATCAatgtttaagaacagcttcttccctgtcatcagatttctgaacggccgTGAACCTACGTTATTTtgctctgtttgtttatttatttagtgcaGCTTATGGTAATGTTTAAACTGCAGCCAATCGCTGAACGGGAGCATGAGAAGAAGAGGTGACTTCACACAGGTCCGCGACTGAAGACGAAAAAGGCAGCGACTCGCAGCAGTTTTCGGAGTTCGAACTGCGGCCGATCAGTGAATGGGATTTATTAGCAAGAGTAAATAAAAATAAGCCAGGGAggcggagcggccattgtgtgagtgggccggtgttagagtggggaggctATGGCTCATCAGGCTTCGGTGAAGTAAGTATCCGGTAAGTTTCTTCTTCAttattcttcattcctcatcAGTTAGAGCAGGGAGAATGACTTCAGGGGCAGTGTTACGTTCTTTGTGCAAGGTGTCAAATTCTGCACCGGGTGCAGCGAGAAGCAGCTCCTCTGAGAAGCCGTTTAgggactggagctgcagctcaatgtcaTTAGGCTCCCACGGGAGGCTgaggaggtgacaggtgggagctacaaggaggtagtcacccctaggttgcaggaggcaggtaactagGTTAGGAAAAGGAAGGGAAATAGACAGCCAGTGCGGAGTACCCCAGTGGcgattcccctcaataataagtgcaCGACTtgggatactgttgagggggatgacctacgggggagggggggagccACGGCGACCGGGTCTCAGGCACTGGCTCAGTTGagaaggtgaagaggactgcagtagtgataggagattccatagtcagagatGAGACTCTGTGGATGTGATAGAGCAGGGGTCCAAACCTGGGGCCCACGGACCCCTCGGCTAATGGTCAGGGCCCCTGGTGGGGAACccttggtatgttgcctcccgggtgccgggGTCAGGAACGTCTCGGATCAGATCcttggcattctaaagggggaggggaagcagccaGATTCTTGCTGCCTATTGGCAGCAATGACAGgggtaggaaaggtgaggaggtcctgaagagagagctTAGGGAACTCGGtcgaaggctgaaaagcaggacctctgtGGTAGTCGTCTCTGCTTGATGCCAGCGCCAGGTAGGacgatttggcaggtgaatgcgtggctggggaactggtgcagggggcaggggtccggatttctggatcattgggaacacttctgctgCGCGTatggcctgtacaaaagggatagatTGCACCTGAaactgagggggtggggtgggggggtggtgaatgTCCTTGCGGGCAAgtttgctagagttgttcaggagggtttaaaccaatttggcaggggtatgggaactggagtgatagggctgaggatggggcggGTGGGTTACTGACAGAAGCGGTCtgtgttgatagggcaaaatcgcAGTCGtcaggatgagttgcagtgtaaaagggtgatggatataggactgaaggtgttatattcgaTATAGGAATAAGGGGTGATggatataggactgaaggtgttatattcgaTATAGGAATAAGGGGTGATggatataggactgaaggtgttatattcgaTATAGGAATAAGGGGTGATggatataggactgaaggtgttatattcgaTATAGGAATAAGGGGTGATggatataggactgaaggtgttatattcgaTATAGGAATAAGGGGTGATggatataggactgaaggtgttatattcgaTATAGGAATAAGGGGTGATggatataggactgaaggtgttatattcgaTATAGGAATAAGGGGTGATggatataggactgaaggtgttatattcgaTATAGGAATAAGGGGTGATggatataggactgaaggtgttatattcgaTATAGGAATAAGGGGTGATggatataggactgaaggtgttatattcgaTATAGGAATAAGGGGTGATggatataggactgaaggtgttatattcgaTATAGGAATAAGGGGTGATggatataggactgaaggtgttatattcgaTATAGGAATAAGGGGTGATggatataggactgaaggtgttatattcgaTATAGGAATAAGGGGTGATggatataggactgaaggtgttatattcgaTATAGGAATAAGGGGTGATggatataggactgaaggtgttatattcgaTATAGGAATAAGGGGTGATggatataggactgaaggtgttatattcgaTATAGGAATAAGGGGTGATggatataggactgaaggtgttatattcgaTATAGGAATAAGGGGTGATggatataggactgaaggtgttatattcgaTATAGGAATAAGGGGTGATggatataggactgaaggtgttatattcgaTATAGGAATAAGGGGTGATggatataggactgaaggtgttatattcgaTATAGGAATAAGGGGTGATggatataggactgaaggtgttatattcgaTATAGGAATAAGGGGTGATggatataggactgaaggtgttatattcgaTATAGGAATAAGGGGTGATggatataggactgaaggtgttatattcgaTATAGGAATAAGGGGTGATggatataggactgaaggtgttatattcgaGTCcttgcagtatatggaataaagtagatgaattTGCAGCACAGAGATGGTGAGGCTTGACaatgtgagcatcactgagtccTGACTGAGGGAAGGTTAAAGCTGTGAGCCCAGCATCCGAGGATATATATAgtactgaaaggacaggcaggtaggcagagggggtggggtggctctggtggtaaaatattaaatcaaatccttagaaagagctgagatagttgtagaatccttgtgggtagagctgcaaaggtaaaaagaccctaatgggagtgaAATGCAAGACTCCAAACAGCAGCAAGGATGTGAGCTATACATTACAACAGGAGGTAGGAGAGGCATGTCACAAGGGCAGTGTTATGacggtcatgggggatttcaatatgcaggttgattgggaaaatcaggttggtgctggataccaagagggggaatttgtagaatacatATCAGATGGCTTTTTTATCGCAGCACATAGTTGAGCCCGctggggaaaaggcaattctggctTGGGTCTTGTGCaacgaaccagaattgattaagggagcttaaggtaaaggagcccttagggggacagtgatcataatatgaaagaACTCGCCCTgcaaatttgagagggagaagctaaagttaaaTGTATCAGTATaacaagggaattacagaggcatgagggaggggCTGACCGAAGTGGAATGGAaggggacactggcagggatgatggcagagcagcgatGGCTGGGGTTTCTGGAAgctatttggaaggcacaggatttgtacatcccaaagaggattCTAAAGGCGAGCTGACGCAACCGTGGCTGAAGCCATAACCAACATAAAACTCAGAGAGAGGGCATGAAATAGAGCAAAAActaatgggaagcttttaaaagccaacagaagacaAATACAAAACTCAAAAATAGTGAAGAGATGGATTACGAAGtttagctagccaataatattaaacgggatacaaaaagtttcttcGGATACataaaaggtaaaagagaggtgacaacagatattgggccactggacggtgatgctggagaggtagtaatggggagaaggaaattgtggacaaactgaataagtattttgcaactGTCTTCACTTGAAAACAGCAGCAGTATGTTGGAATTTTGAGTGTTGGGGGCAGTGGTATGTAAAATtatcattactagggagaagtttcttgggaaactggaaggtctggaggtaaataagtcacctggacctgatggacgacaactcagggttctgaaagaggtggttgaaaagattgtggaggcattcgtaatgatctttcaggaatcactagattctggaatggttctggaagactggtaaattgcaaatgtcactccactcttcaagaagggagagaggcagaagaaaggaaattgtaggccgggtagtctgacctcggtggttgggaagatgttggagtcgattgttaaggatgtggttttgaagTACTTGATggtatatgataaaataggctgaaaccatgataaaatggtttttctaaggggaaatcttgcctgacaaatatgatggaattctttgaagaaataaggtggatgttgtatatttggattttcagaaggcctttgacaagctgctacacatgaggttgcttaacaagttaagaccccatggtattacagggaagatacgaACGTGGATAGAGCAATggttgattgacaggaggcaaagagagggaataaagggggcgaattcaaaaatctgaggtgcacagggacttgggggtccttgtgcaggattccctgaaggttagtttgcagcttgagtcagtggtgagggaggcaaatgcaagTTATTTCATgacgactagaatataaaagcaaggatataatatcCAGGCTTTATTAGGTACTGGCAAGGCCTCGCTAGGAGTATTGTGAGTCATTTTGGGCCcattatccaagaaaggatgtattgatattggagagggtccgtaggaggttcatgggaatgattctgggaatgaaagggtagcCATATGATAGCCCTGGGCTATCTCACTGGAATACAGCTGAATGAggagggacctcattgaaacctatcaaatgttgaaaggcctcgatagagtggatgtggagaggatgtttcctgtggtgggggagtctagcacagcctcagaatagaggaacatccattgagaacagagatgaggaggaatttctttagccagagggtggcgaatctgtggaattcattgccacaggcggccgtggaggccaggtcattgggtagatgtccatagattcttgattagtcagggcgagaagggatatgggaggaaggcaggagactgggactgaaagggaaatagatcagccaatgaaacggcagagcagactgaccaaatggcctaactctgctcctatatcttacggtttaCGTATTTCACTGTAGTGCTGAACAAGACAAGTTTCACAATACAGTACACGTCAGTGACAATAACCCTGTCTGATCGTCCCAGAGTAATTCAGTATGGAAATGGACTCGTTACCATGCCAACCGTACTGCCCAATTAAGCCGGTCTGTATTTGGCCCATATCACCGTAAACCTTCCCTTCTCCAAATGACTTTTCAATGTATTGTATCCGCTGCAACCATaatctctggcagctcattccatatacgcaCCACCTATACAGGAAGACTTGTCCGTTTGGTCCCTTTTaattctttcccctctccccataaACTGATGCCCTCTAGATTGTGTTTTCTTTTCCCTGGAGAAAAGACTGTGTGTGTTCCCCCTATTCTTGTTATTCGTGATCTTATACAGCTCaagaaggtcacccctcagtctcctacatttcCAAAAATAAAGTCCCAgccagcccaaccacttcctatAACAGCCTAAGATAAAGAAGTAGAATTATCATTtgaaccatcgagtctgctccgccatttcaccatggctgatccaatcttcttCTCAGcgccagtctcctgccttctctccgtatcctttcctgccctgaccattcaagaatctgtcaacctctaccCAGTGATTTCTCCTCTACAACCACCTGTGgccacgaattccacagattcaccaccctccggctgaagaaattcctcctcatctccattctaaatggatgtcgctctattctgaggctgtgtcctctggtcctagactcccccatcgcaggaaacatcctctccacatccactctatctgtgccctctggtcctagactccaccactataggaaacatcctctccacatccactctatctgtgtcctctggtcctagactcccccaccacaggaaacatccactctatctgtgtcctctggtcctagactcccccaccacaggaaacatccactccacatccactctatctgtgtcctctggtcctagactcccccaccataggaaacatcctctccacatccactctatccgtgtcctctggtcctagactcccccaccataggaaacatcctctccacatccactcaatctgtgtcctctggtcctagactcccccgccgcaggaaacatcctctccacatctactctatctgtgttctctggtcctacactcccccaccgcaggaaacatcctctccacatccactatatctgtgttcctagactcccccattataggaaacatcctctccacatccactctatctgtgtcctctggtcccagactcccccaccataggatacaccctccacatccactatctgtgtcctctggtcctgggcacccccaccataggaaacatcctctccacatccactctatctgtgtccactggtcctagactccaccactataggaaacatcctctccacatccactctatctgtgtcctctggtcctagactcccccatcataggaaacaccctccacatccactctatctgtgtcctctggtcctggactcccccactataggaaacatcctctccacatccactctatctgtgtcgtctggtcccagactcccccactacaggaaacatcctctccacatccactctatctgtgtcctctggtcctagactcccccgctataggaaacatcctctccacatccactctatctgtgtcctctggtcccagactcccccactataggaaacatcctctccatatccactctatctgtgtcctctggtcccagactcccccactataggaaacatcctctccagatccactctatctgtgtcctctggtcctagactcccccaccgcaggaaacatccactccacattcactccatcaaggcctttcaacatccagtcaaatgtttcaatgaggtcattaatcttctgaattccagtgaatacaggcccagagacatgaaacctttcaatcccggaaCCATTTTCTTGAACCCTCTCCGGTGTCAGCACAtccataaggggcccaaacctgctcacagtgcTCAAGTGTtgctgctttataaagcctcaacagtgcatccttgcttttatattgtagtcctctctaagtgaatgctaacatgcaTTTGCCTTACTTCGCCCTGGAGTTAACGTTTTTCTAAAacactacagtgcagaaacaggccctttgcccatgTAGTCCGTGCCAAATTATTATGGtccctagtcccatcgatctgaatCCAAACCACTTCCATCAATATAATCCTCTTATTTGAtggataccatcaaaattggaccTTACGCAATTCAGAATCTCAGTTCAATATTGTGCGATGTCTGGCAATATCCTGGTCAATGCCTGGGTGAAGGGCTAACCTGACAGTCATGGGCCCAGAAAGTGGCTCACCAACTTTATGCGGGCCATCAgcatggatttccagcagctcctgGAATCTACTCCCGGCCCGAGGGAAAATTTGCAGTGGCGAGTTTACCCCATGGAAGTGCACAAC
This genomic window contains:
- the LOC132381623 gene encoding zinc finger protein 239-like; its protein translation is MPAMEDSETRSANRRPPDVPEPRAPTHHWSLDAEAAGPVCVGQAQFTCSNCGRGFRRAAGLTRHLCGHTADRPWKCGDCGKGFSYPSRLETHRRGHTGERPYTCPVCGRGFIYSSHLIRHQRVHAAERQFTCSLCRRGFTNLSSLLTHQKEHTGESPFTCSECGKGFTCPSHLRRHQRLHTQERQFICSLCGKGCSHFSSLLRHQRDHAGERPFTCSQCGKGFTRSSSLLVHQRVHTGERPYACSVCGKGFTCSSYLLAHRREHSGERPFSCSECGRGFACSSSLLIHRRVHTGERPFACSECGKGFVHSSSLLAHLRVHTGEKPFVCAVCIKGFGSLSSLWIHQQIHK